A window of Globicephala melas chromosome 2, mGloMel1.2, whole genome shotgun sequence genomic DNA:
ATAGCCCAGCGTCACCATGTAATGAGCACATGAGTCTTGCATATGACAGTACTCTCCGACAGTTTTCACCAAGCAGCATTTTTATTATCCTGGTGTACTGTATATGGAACTGTGCAGGGCCTTTAGTCTGTATCCTATTGAAAACAGAATTTAATTGGCTGAGGACAGAGTGGTTGCATTTTGGAGATATTTGGAGAAAAGTGCAGAATGGTTGTCCTCACTGGAAATGTCCTAgaaattcctctgtgtgtgtgtgtgcgtatatgtgTTAAAACATCcataacataaattttaccattttaaccatttatagATGTACTGTTAAGTGGCATTCACATTATTGTACAACCATTCCGACCATCTATTTCTAgaacttcccaaactgaaactctgtacccattaaacagtaactcccattACCATCCCCGCCtccaaccaccattctattttctgtctctatgagtttgactgcatagacctcatataagtggaatcattcaatatttgtccttttgtgtctggcttatagAAATTCcattttaagggacttccctcgtggcactgaggttaagaatctgcctgccaatgcaggggacacaggttcgagcccaggtccaggaagatcccacatgctgcggagcaactaagcctgtgcgccacaaatactgagcctgtgctctagagcccaccagccacaactactgagcccacgtgtcacaaccactgaagcccacgtgcccagagcccgtgctccacaagagaagcgactgcaatgagaagcccgcgcactgcaacgaagcaTAGCCCCCACttggcgcaactagagaaagcccacgtgcagcaacgaagacccaacacagccaaaaattaattaattaataaaaaaagaaattccattttaaaagacaaacttCATTATGAAAACAACCTGAGTGCAGAGCCAGAAGAGGAACCTAATTACCCTTTTGTCATCTATTTCTCTATAACATAGGAATGTAatagaagacattttaaattttgttaagagAAACTTGATAAAAGGCTATTACCTTCCTTCCTAAGTCAGTCCTTATTCACTTGAGCTTCTGTTTTTTCAGCTCAGATtccaaatgaaaatgtttgagaatGTTGACTCTACAACTACAAGACCTGGCCCGGATCTTTGGGCTGAAATCTGTTCCTGTCTGCCACATCCTGACCAAGAGGATAGTGCCAGCAATGCTTTCTCAGACTCCTTTATGGATTCTTACCCTGCAGGCACAGGCCAGAGGGAGGCCCCAGACTTTGCTGTGCAGCCAACTGTAAAGCCTTGGGCTCCCCTACAGGATTCAGAAGTGTATTTAGCATCTCTAGGTAAGttagatggctttttttttttttttaatcagaagctGGTGGTTTTAAGGAAGCATGTTGAAGTTCTGTTACATCAAACCTGgttttctgttctctgtttttttgtttgtttttttgtccttACCACATGTATCTGTCAGATGTAATTCTAGGGGGGGTGTTTCAGGTTGGTTGTTGGGAAGGAGCCCCCTTTTCCTTGTACATCCCTTAACAGTCTTTGTCATCTCCTGCCTCTGACTGTTTCATCTCAATTCTGCTTTATTTATTGGCATTCTGTAGGACACTCTTGTTCACTCTTGGTGGCCCATGTATTCAGATAACCCCAAAGTGTCATACCTTATGCATCCTGAAAGAAGAAGGTCATGGTCCCAGAGCTACATGTGGATTTATGATGCTACAATTTGAGAAATAGATTTAATAGATTGATGGTTGGGATGGGAGTATATTGACATAAAATTCATTCTGCCTCTTGTTAgccattttagtttttaaatatttcctgaacaCATCTTCACTGCCCTGTCCTGTGGCCTTCCTTAAGTATTTAGAGAGACTCCTAACACAGGAAAGAGATTCAGATTGTCCCGTGCtaggggaaagacaaatatcagtcTTGGGCAGTGATTGCCAATCTTCAGAATTGAGTTAACCTTTATTATTAGACATCCATGAGATGCATCAATATGTCACAAAACCAAACTTGAGAATAATTATTTGAGGAAGGAAAGGCAATTCAGGAAGAAGAAGCATTTgaggaaggacagaaagaagaGTCAGAATAGAGTTTACATGATTGCTAAGAAATTTCTTGGAAAAATAGAAGGAATTTGGTTAATGAtgtactggaggaaaaaaatatgagaaaaacacAGGTGGAATGATGGCTAATGAGAAAGCTGAGGGTGTAATATGAAATTTGTTGGGAAGCCACCAGAGATAGTATAGTAATACTTGCAGCAATGACCGAGGAGGTTACCAATTCTGTTGTAGTCAGAATATCTGTTTAATGATGATAGGAGAAGAAGCCACAGTCTTAGGAAGCTGAAGAACCAGATCCTTCGTCTTGTTGGTGCTCTGTGCCCAGGGCATATAAGAAACTTTCATGGATTCAGTGATGTTTTTGATTGGTGAAGACTGGTTCAGAAAGTTAAAACTCCACGGATCTTTTCTAAACTCAGTAAAGATGATGATTAAAATGTCCTCCCCTGAAGAAAATAAGAGCGATTCCTGTTGCCTTTGGCAGAGTCTGGAAGATAATGGGAAGCGGGTTTGGAGGATGCAAGGCACCTATTTCTGCCTGATCACATCTGATCAGGGACTCAGCACCCTCAGAAAGGGGAAGACCTTTTCCAGCCCAAAAGACTACCTCCCACCTTGACAATCAAGGCCTGACAACATAAAGAttgtttttattgccaaataaacTTATATCAGAGAATCCACTAAGAGcaacaattaaaaacttttagCCAGTTCAACCTGAGATATACATAATCCTTTACCCATCCTCCAGGAGAAAAAAACTTctcaaatatttaacatttatcaactgtagtttttttttttttttttccatgggtGAGCTTTTGGTGGTAACTTGTAGCAACAAAAGGTGTTTGTTTTGATCAGTGGGTTCCAGCTGATGCGGCttgtttagaaatgaaaacaagattgCAAATCATAAAGTTTCTATTGGTGGGCTTGAtgtccacccctcccctccaaaaAGTCATCATTTACCTATTTATTATAGTTAGAGGCAAGACTAAATTAAGGCAGAAGGCAAATGGTGATACCCTTACTTGTATTCTTTTAAAGGGGCTGTCTGTTCATCAGTTATACTTAAAATGCAAAGAAGAGTAACTAAACATGTATCACCAGGAAGCCATAATGGATCACTCTCACAGGGATTACaagatgtttgtttttgttaggCTCCAACATCCAGGCCACAAGCAGAACAACCTTCAAAAAAAACATTGGGAGATTCCTTTTCTTTAATCAAGAACTTAATCACACATAGAGATCTTAAAGGTCTCTTATTATTGAGTTCTCATCAAGTCAATTTTTGTGTCTAATAAACCAACGAATCTCTCTTCATTTTATCTAATTCTTTCTCATGAGGTTTGGAAACCACTTTATGACACTGTAACAAAAAAAGCCATTTACTCCTCCGAGAGACTATTTTCAggagttgaaaaaagaaaatagtatacACATGTCAAGCCAGGGAAAACAAGCATTTCTTAGAGAGATACCTGCTGGGCTTCTGTGATTTCAAAGAAACCGTGCCATCAATTTATTTATGAGAACCTATAAACTCCTTTTCTGGGGTTAAACAATTTAACAGTTATTTGGTACAATGCAGAGAGAAGGCattgggatggaaaaagaaaaatgtaggttTGTCCTCCTTAAAAAAATGAGCTCTTTTTCAGGGAGTGTGCTTGTACTCATCAGTGAGAGAATTTTTAAGTTGACATTttgcatttttgctttgttttgttttgtctggccgcactgtgtggcatgcggaatcctggttccccaaccagggattgaacccgtgccccctgcagtggaagtgcagagtctcaaccactggacctcgAGGGAAGTCTGGCATTTTGCATTTTAGATTAGTTTTGTTTCATACTCACTTTCCTTGTTAAGTTCAACTTCCTCTCTCTTTAGAGAAGAAACTGAGAAGAATCAAAGGTTTACATCAGGAAGTGACTTCCAAGGACATGCTTCGTACCCTGGCCCAAGCAAAGAAGGAATGCTGGGATCGGTTCCTCCAGGAGAAGTTAGCATCAGAATTCTTTGTGGATGGACTTGATTCTGATGAGAGGTAATTGATTCTCAGTCCAGCTCCAGGTGACGGTCTAtttcactgaaagcatttctcttCCTCTAAAGAAGTCAGGGAGAGCGACATCTGAGTCCAGATATAAGTTGATATCAACATCAGCTTTTCTGAGCTAAAATCATCCTTTGTAAGGTTGCTTTATTTGCTTAGTCCAGTGGCAGATTTTTgggaatgagtttttttttttttttttgcggtacgcgggcctctctctgttgtggcctctcccgttgcggagcataggctccggatgcgcaggctcagtggccatggctcatgggcccagccgctctgcggcatgtgggatcctcccagaccggggcacgaacccgtgtcccctgtatcggcaggcggactctcaaccactgcgccaccagggaagcccggggaatGAGTATTTTTGCCAAAAAGCAAATTCCGcacctacatctttttttttttttggctgcgttgggtcttcattgctgcgtgcaggctttatctagttgtggcgagcaggggctactccttgttgccgTGCGTGGactctcatggcggtggcttctcgttgcagagcacaggctctaggtgcgcaggcttcagtagttgtggcacacgggctcagtagttgtggctcgcatgctctagagcgcaggctcagtagttgtggctcatgggcttagttgctccgcggcatgtgggatctccccagaccagggctcgaacccgtatcccctgcgttggcaggcggattcttaaccactgtgccaccagggaagcccccccccacctACATCTTGATCACAGGTTGAGCAGAGTTGAGAATAAGctattgtcttcatttttaagTACACACTGTGCTTGAGAAAGTAGTAATCAATCAACAACTGGAACCAAGTCTTCTTACCTATCAATCTCCACTGCCTTACAGAGTTTGTCATATTTCTGTCAAATTTGAGTAGACACTCAAATTTGTGTAGACCAGATGAATGAATTTCTTAAGCATCTACTATGAAGGCACTGTGCTTGATGTCATAGGCATGGAGGGGAGATGTAAAGACGTTTTAGAGCCTTTTTTTGGTCCTCAGAACTAGGTGGGGAGAGCTGACAAATATATATGTAGACATACCTAACAAAACGAGGCAGCATAAGAAAAGAGCCAGATGAGTGGAAGTGACAATGTGCTTTAGGAGTTGAAAGACCATTGAGCTCCCTCTGGGGTCTGGTTTTATACCAAAGGAGAACAGTATCTGCAGATGGGCTGGATGCAGAAAGGAGGAGAGGGCATTCTGCCACAAAAAGCAGGATGGTGCTTGACACCGGGGATAggagctctgccacttactggttgTATGTTTCTGGGTGAGTAACCTGtgtgtgcctcagcttcctgctCTGTAAAGCAGGAGTAGTACCTCTtaccttatagggttgttatgagcattaaatgagttactatgtataaagcacttagaacagtgcctggcacagggtcaGTActgtgtgttagctcttcttaaTATTATTCTTCCTAACAGAATTTTAAACTTCAGtaagaaattattcaaaatgaaaatcagtGAGGGAAATAAAAACCTGAATTTTAACACAAGGTCTTAGGGGAATATGACTTAACCTAAGTTTACATCATAGCATTAACACTGATTTTGAGAGTCCCATGGTATCAGATGAAGATACTGCTGCTGAAATCATGGACAGTATGTGAATAGAACTTCatggttacattttattttttaatttgcaaagtaTTTTCACTTACATTATCTCAAATATTGCATCAGCGTGCCCCCAGATCCTTCAGAAATCAGTGTGGCATCTAAGGTCAGGTCAGCTTCCCTCTGAGGGTTcagaaaataatatacattttactcttttcttttcccaattGAGCCTTAAACTGCCCCGAACACAAAAGATGAAGATGCACAGATTTCTGAGCCACTAATAATTTGGTATTatattctctcctcttcaataTTTCCTTCCTCTCCAGTTCTGAGAAGAAAAGACAACTTTCTCCTGCATAATTCTCAAATAGTAATTCTTCTCAGAAATTAGATCAGCACCAAGACTCAAGCTtatgtttctgtgtatttattaatACCTAAAATAATGTGGGTTTCCCTTCCTTATAGAAATAATtgaaacaatttttgaaaagtatGGTAGATGAAGATTAAATGCCCACATAGCACCTTAGTCCCCTGAGCTATGGGCACCTGTTGAGCTGTGGGCACCTGTCGCCCTGAGCCTACATCTGTGGGAATGCTTCTTTCTATCAGTGTTCAGAACAAGCGCCAGGAAACAGTAGACGTGCAGTTGGTTTCAAACTTCAAAGTTTATGTTTTAAACACAGTCCATTTTGTAGTGGAATTGTGTGGTTCTTCACGTATGTGAAGGCCAGATGTGTGACCCTCCTTATGGCATGCTTTTGGCAAGGGAGCAATGGGCTGGGAAATCCTACTGTCCACAACATGATTCCCTCATTTTAGGTGTCTAAAATCTGCTGGTTATGGCCTTATTTCTTGGCTTACGATTTTTTGCTATTGAAGAGCACAGAATGAGGTTTATATTATTCCTAGTCATTTGCAATTTACCGTGAATGTCTAATAGCTTTAGGGTGGAGATATCCTGGGTACtcaaggaaggtgggagggggacacttccccctccccacagatCCAAACAAAAAAGAGCCCCCTGGCATAGTGGCATTCCTTTGTGGGGGACATTGCTACTCAGATGTTTCCGTCTTGGCATCTTGCTGTAGAAAGAactaaacaaacagaaacacacgAAAAATCGTGTTTAGTACAACTAAGTGCTGTAAGTATAATTAAGCCTCAGACTACCTCAGGTATAAGAGATTTCAAGATGCTCAGGTTTCTGCCTCACTAATAATTTGGTATTTATTTGAATGTTTCCTCCCCTTGACGATTTCTCTTCTCTCCagttttgaggaaaaaaagacaggACTGAGGCATAAGCTCTTTAGCTGTTCTCATCAAGCCTTCAGAGACTCTGCATTCATTTGAAGGCGGCCTGGTGCTGCTTGTCGCCCAAGTGCCCACTAGGGGGTAAATTATGCCACGGAGCTGCCAGGATGCACAGCTGTCAGAGGAGTATCTGTGCTCCCCACCTTAGCAGTGAAAAACAATTATAGGAAGAAATTGGTGGTGGGCGGGAAGGCAGTCTTTGAGTAACTGAGATAA
This region includes:
- the CCDC32 gene encoding coiled-coil domain-containing protein 32 gives rise to the protein MKMFENVDSTTTRPGPDLWAEICSCLPHPDQEDSASNAFSDSFMDSYPAGTGQREAPDFAVQPTVKPWAPLQDSEVYLASLEKKLRRIKGLHQEVTSKDMLRTLAQAKKECWDRFLQEKLASEFFVDGLDSDESTLEHFKRWLQPDKVAISTEEVQYLIPPESQVEKPAPGDEPAAVEQ